Within Leptospira sp. WS39.C2, the genomic segment GCACCGAGTGCACAGTTAATGCCGACAGCAAGTGGTTTTGCATGTTTAATGGAAATGTAAAATGCTTCTCCCGTTTGTCCAGAAAGAGTTCGCCCAGAGGCATCAGTAATGGTAACAGATAAGATAACGGGAATACGAATGTTTCGTTCTTCAAATACCTTTTCAATGGCAAAAATACATGCTTTGAGATTCAAAGTATCAATATTTGTTTCTGGTAATAATAAATCAACACCACCATCAAGTAATGCTGAAACTTGTTCATGAAAACAATCAACTAACTCATCAAAGGTGACAGCACGAAATGCTGGGTTATTTACATCTGGCGAAAGGGAAGCCGTTTTGACCGTTGGCCCGATGGAACCTGCAATGAATACATCGGTTTTACCAGTTTTAGCTTTGAACTTTTCCACTGCATTTTTCGCACACTGTACGGCTGCAAGGTTTAAGTCCCTTACAGCTGATTCCATTTTGTAGTCTGCTTGCGAAACAACATTAGAACTAAAGGTATTGGTTTCGATAATATCGGCACCAGCTTCCAAATACTCTAAATGAACGGATTCAATAATGTCAGGTCTTGTGATGGCAAGTACATCGTTATTACCTTTAATTGACAATGGCCAATCTTTAAATCGATCTCCCCGAAAATCATCCTCTTCCAAAGAATGCCGTTGGATCATTGTTCCCATAGCTCCATCTAAAACTAAGATTTTTTCCGAGAGTAACTTTAAGAGGGTTTTGGAGGAAGGATTGGTATATTCAAATTTCATAATATTTCTGTGTATAATAAAGATATGTAGATAAAAGTAAAGGTGGGTCGATTACTAACGTAATCCACCCACAAGGTTCGTTATTTACTCGGGTCGGAACATTTTGCACCTTTGAGAGGTGGTTTTGTTGTTACGATTACCGGAAATTTATTTGCTTCTTTTGCGTTCACTTCAATTGACGGTTTGTGTTTTTCAGGAACATCATAGTCCGGAAAAATTGCATCAATGGGACATTCGTATTGGCATGCATTACAATCAATACAAGTATCTGGATCGATGTACAAAGTGTCTGGAGCTTCGTGAAAAGCTTCCACTGGACAAACTGCAGCACAACTCGTGTATTTACAATCAACGCAAATTTCAGTTACAACATAAGCCATGAGAAACTCCTAATGCCCTTTTCAGATTCACCAAAAAGGGCAATATTTTTAGTAGCGGTAGTGGTCCGGTTTAAAAGGACCTTCTAGTGGAACACTGATATAATCAGCTTGTTTTTGAGTGAGTTTAGTTAAACGAACACCCAACTGTTCCAAATGAAGTGCTGCTACTTTTTCATCCAAGTGTTTTGGAAGGCGATACACACCCAACTCATATTTGGTAGTATAGAGTTCAATTTGTGCCAAAACTTGGTTAGTAAAAGAACTAGACATTACGAATGATGGGTGACCAGTTGCACAACCTAAGTTTACAAGACGACCTTCCGCAAGTACGATGATTGATCTACCATCTGGGAAAGTGTATTTGTCTACCTGAGGTTTGATTTCTTTTTTCGTAACACCTTTTTCGGAATTCAAACGTGACATTTGAATCTCAGTATCAAAGTGACCAATGTTACAAAGGATTGCGCCGTCTTTCATCGCTTTCATGTGTTCAAGAGAAATGATATCATCATTTCCAGTTGCTGTTACAACGATGTCTGCGTTTTCAATTACGTCTTCCACGCGAAGCACTTGGTATCCTTCCATCACAGCTTGGAGTGCACAAATTGGATCGATTTCAGTTACGATCACACGTGCTCCAAAGTTACGAAGGGAAGCAGCAGAACCTTTTCCTACGTCTCCGTATCCACAAACAAGAGCCACTTTTCCAGCAAGCATCACGTCAGTAGCACGTTTGATTCCATCAGCAAGTGACTCACGGCAACCATAAAGGTTATCAAATTTTGACTTTGTAACAGAGTCGTTTACATTGATTGCAGGGATTTTTAAAGTTCCTGCTTTTAGTTTTTTATGAAGTGCAATTACACCTGTAGTTGTTTCTTCAGAAACACCTTTGATGTCTGCAAGTAGTTGTGGGTATTTTTCATGAATGTAGTGAGTTAGATCATGACCGTCGTCAAGGATCATGTTTGGTCCTTTTCCACCATCAAAAAATAAAGTTTGTTCAATACACCACCAGTATTCTTCTTCTGTTTCACCTTTCCAAGCAAATACAGGGATTCCTGCTTTTGCGATCGCTGCTGCTGCATGGTCTTGTGTTGAAAAAATGTTACAAGAGGACCAACGAATGTCAGCACCTAATGCGCTCAAGGTTTCAATTAAAACCGCTGTTTGGATTGTCATGTGAAGGGATCCGCAAATTCGTGCACCTTTGAGTGGTTTAGAAGTTCCGAACTCTTTACGAAGTGCCATAAGACCTGGCATTTCTTTTTCTGCCAAAATGATTTCTTCTCTTCCCCATTCTGCAAGAGAGATATCCTTCACTTTGTATGGCAATCGTTCCGATTTTGTTTCAGTTGCTGTGGACATATTGTCCTCCTTATTCCTTTGTTGCTTTGATTGTTAAAATTTTAAAACTAGATTCTGTTTGGATTTCTCCAATGGATTCGACTTTGAATCCTGCATTTGATAACCAGGATTCAAACAATTCAGTTTCAAACCCAAGCCATAAATCCGCAAAATTATCTCTCATGTATTCCGCATTGTGTTTTTCTAAATCCACAATACACAAAACTCCACCTGGTTTTAATACACGTGCAATTTCTTCTAAAACTGTAGGAGGATGAGAGATATGATGCAATACCATCGATGCTACAACTGCATCACAAGAATTTTTTGAAAGTGGCAATTGTTCCATAGGTGTTTGGATGAGACTTACACTTGGATTTTTCCCAAAGTGTATGGATGCGTTTTCAATCATTCGTGAAGAGTTATCCACACCAGTAACATGTTTTGCTTTATTGAGTAAAAATGGAATGAGTCCACCTGGACCACATCCTAAATCTAAAATATTTTCGCAAAGGGGTAGTTCTTGTAAAATCCAAGAACGGTAGAGTTTTGGGTGTAATGTTTCTTCCTGTAATTTTTCCCAACTTTCTGCCACTCCATCGAAAAAGGATTTCGATTTTTTCTCTCTAGCTTCTAAAATTTGGTGAACCATCTTTTGGTCTTTTTCTCTAGAAGGAAGATCTTCTTTATAAGATAACAATAATTTGGTGAGCTCAATCGGAAATTTTAAACCAGAACTTTCTTCATTAGGTAAAAAACTATAAACCAAACTGCCTTCACGCCTTGATCCAATGAGACCAGCTTCTGTTAGGATTTTTAAATGGCGGGAGATTCTCGATTGCCCCATCTCAAGAATTTCCACAATTTCATTCACAGAAAACGCTCCAAAACTCAAGATGTTGAGGATCCGAATCCTTGTTTCATCCGATATGGCTTTGGTAGCGGAGAGGATTTGTAATGAATTACGATTGGAAATAAGGGCTTCTGTGACCATAACCAAGATATCTACATATCAAGAAATCTTGATATGTAGATAGAAGCAAGCGAATTTTGGCTGGATTTGGGAAAATGCAGCCTATCCGCAGGATTTGTTAAGAAATTTTAAAGAAGTTGATCTTTCTTTTTAGGGTTTCCGCTAAGTTTGCAATCCCATTCGCAGTGGCTGTCATCTCTTCGAGGCCTGCGGCTGTTCCTTGTGTGAGGTCATTGATACTGAAGATTGCTTGGGCTACTTCCCCAATGGCATTTTTTTGTTCTTCCATGGACAGACGAATGGCCTGGCTGATTTGGTTCACCTTATCCACTTCTTCCCCTACCTTTTGGTTGATGATGAGCTGTTCTTTTGTACTTTTTTCAATACTATCAGTCATATCATCAAACGAACTAACCCCTTGGATGATCCTTTGTATGAGAGATATTGTAGTTTCAATATTTTCTCGACCATTTAAAATTTCTTTTTCGTTCGCTTGGATGAGCTCCCCAATATCATTGATAGATATGGCAGTTTTTTCTGCAAGTTTTCCGATTTCATCAGCGACAACTGCAAATCCACGACCATAAACACCAGCTCTTGCAGCTTCAATTGCTGCGTTTAACGCGAGTAAGTTGATTTGTTCAGAGATATTATTGATAATCTCAATCACACTTCCAATTTCTTCCGAACTATTGCTGATTTTTGTGATGGAATTTCGCATGGAATCAAGGGAGGTTTGTCCGAGTTTTGCTTCTTCTGAAATTTGATTCACATCTTGTGAAGCTTTTCCCACTTGTTTTCCTGTCGCTTCGATGAGACTGGAAAGTTCGGTCATTTTTCCTTTTAAAAAATCCACTTTGCGAAATTGGTCTTCCGCCTGTGCATCAACATTTTGTACGGCTGCTGAAATCTCTTCAATCGAAGCAGAAATTTCTTCTGCAGATGCAGCTTGTGTTTGGGCATTGGATGACAACATATTAAGTGAAGCTGACATTTGTTCGGCAGATGCAGCTAAATCTTCTGAA encodes:
- a CDS encoding ferredoxin family protein, with the translated sequence MAYVVTEICVDCKYTSCAAVCPVEAFHEAPDTLYIDPDTCIDCNACQYECPIDAIFPDYDVPEKHKPSIEVNAKEANKFPVIVTTKPPLKGAKCSDPSK
- the ahcY gene encoding adenosylhomocysteinase, with amino-acid sequence MSTATETKSERLPYKVKDISLAEWGREEIILAEKEMPGLMALRKEFGTSKPLKGARICGSLHMTIQTAVLIETLSALGADIRWSSCNIFSTQDHAAAAIAKAGIPVFAWKGETEEEYWWCIEQTLFFDGGKGPNMILDDGHDLTHYIHEKYPQLLADIKGVSEETTTGVIALHKKLKAGTLKIPAINVNDSVTKSKFDNLYGCRESLADGIKRATDVMLAGKVALVCGYGDVGKGSAASLRNFGARVIVTEIDPICALQAVMEGYQVLRVEDVIENADIVVTATGNDDIISLEHMKAMKDGAILCNIGHFDTEIQMSRLNSEKGVTKKEIKPQVDKYTFPDGRSIIVLAEGRLVNLGCATGHPSFVMSSSFTNQVLAQIELYTTKYELGVYRLPKHLDEKVAALHLEQLGVRLTKLTQKQADYISVPLEGPFKPDHYRY
- a CDS encoding ArsR/SmtB family transcription factor; protein product: MVTEALISNRNSLQILSATKAISDETRIRILNILSFGAFSVNEIVEILEMGQSRISRHLKILTEAGLIGSRREGSLVYSFLPNEESSGLKFPIELTKLLLSYKEDLPSREKDQKMVHQILEAREKKSKSFFDGVAESWEKLQEETLHPKLYRSWILQELPLCENILDLGCGPGGLIPFLLNKAKHVTGVDNSSRMIENASIHFGKNPSVSLIQTPMEQLPLSKNSCDAVVASMVLHHISHPPTVLEEIARVLKPGGVLCIVDLEKHNAEYMRDNFADLWLGFETELFESWLSNAGFKVESIGEIQTESSFKILTIKATKE